The stretch of DNA GCCCTCGAGGTGGGTGGACGCGCCTGGAGCACCGAGCAGTTGGCGCAGCAGATGCAGCAGTGGCGGCTCGAGGGTCGCCACCTGAGCCTGCTGGTGGGCGGACCCGAGGGTCTGGCGCCGGAGTGCGTGGCGCGGGCCGACCAGAAGTGGTCGCTGTCGCCGCTGACCTTGCCCCACCCGCTGGTGCGGGTACTGCTGTCGGAGCAGCTCTACCGCGCCTGGAGTATCCTCAACAACCACCCCTACCACCGATAAACAGATACGATATGGCCCGCCCAACCGCCATCAAGGATACCCGCAGCGAGGCAAGGATCTTCACCTCACGCCTGCTGCTCTCCCTGTTTGTGGTGCTGGGGTTGGTGGGGGTGCTGGTGGCGCGCATGATCAACCTGCAGGTGGTGCAGCACCAGGAGCTCAGCACCCAGTCCGATGAGAACCGGATTCACCTGCAACCCCTGCCCCCGACCCGGGGACTGATCTACGACACCCACGGCGAGTTGCTGGCAGAGAACAAGCCCAGCTATACCCTGGTGCTGGTGAAGGAGCGGGTTGCCAATCTGGATCAGACCCTGGACAGCTTGCGGGAGATGGTGTCGATCAGCGATGAACAGGTGGAAAAGTACCGCGAACTGGCACGCCAAAGCCGCCCCTTCGAGTCGGTTCCTCTCAAATATCGCCTGCAGGAGGAGGAGATTGCCCGCATCGCGGTCAATGAGCACCGGCTTCCCGGTGTCGAGGTGGAGGCGCAGCTTGTGCGTTATTACCCCAGAGGTGAGCACTTTGCCCATTCGGTGGGCTATGTGGGGAGCATCAACGAACGCGAACTCAGTGGGCTGGATCCTGACGCCTACAGTGGCACCCGCACCATCGGCAAGATTGGTATCGAACGCTTTTACGAAATCCAGCTGCTGGGTAAAGCGGGTTACCAGGAGGTGGAGACCAATGCCCGTGGCCGGGTACAACGGGTCATCAGCCGCCAGGACCCTGAGCCCGGCAGTGACCTGACCCTCTATCTGGACAGCCAGCTCCAGCAGGTGGCCATAGAAGCCCTGGGTGAGCACCGGGGTGCGGTGGTGGCGATGGATACCCGCACCGGCGGGGTGCTGGTGATGGCCAGCACTCCAGCCTACAACCCTAACCTCTTTGTCACCGGGATCGCCAGTCGCGACTACAGCCAGCTGCGGGACAACCCCGACCGGCCCCTCTACAACCGGGCCTCCCTGGGTGAATACCCGCCGGCCTCCACCATCAAGCCGATGGTGGCCCTGGCCGGCCTCGACAGCGGGGTGACCAGCCCCGGTTACACCATTTTTGATCCCGGCTGGTATCAGTTGCCCGGTGAAGAGCGACTCTACCGCAACTGGAAGCGTGAGGGGCACGGCACGGTGGATATGGAGCGTGGCATCATGTACTCCAATGACACCTATTTCTACGACCTGGCCCTCAAGCTGGGGATCGATAACATGGACCACTATCTGGCCGGCTTTGGCCTCGGGCAGCGGATCGGGCGCGATATCTCCGAAGAGCGCCCGGGGCTGATGCCTTCGCGGGACTGGAAGCGGGGGGCCCGTGGTCGTCCCTGGTACCCGGGGGAGACCCTGATTACCGGGATCGGCCAGGGGTATATGTTGGCGACTCCCTTGCAGCTGGCGGCTTCGACAGCCGTGATCGCCAACCGCGGCCACTGGATCCGCCCGCAGTTGTTGAAACAGGCTTCACCGGGCTTCGAGCAGCCGGTGAAACCCGACCTGCCAGATGTCGAGATGAAAAAAAGCGAGTACTGGGACCTGGTCATCGAAGCGATGCGCAAGGTGGTCCACCACCCCCGGGGAACCGCCCACTACCGCATCGGGCGGGATATCACTTACCAGATGGCGGGTAAAACCGGCACAGCCCAGATTGTGGGGATCAAGCAGGATGAGGAGTACGATGCCGAGAAACTGGCCGAGCGTAACCGTGATCACGCACTCTTTGTCGGCTTCGCTCCCCTGACAGCGCCGCAGATCGCGGTCGCGGTGGTGGTCGAAAACGGTGGCAGTGGCAGTGCGGCCGCGGCCCCTATCGCCCGCAAGGTACTGGACGCCTATCTGCTGCCCCGTATCGAAGCGGGGCTGGTGGCGGGAGGAGCCCCATGAGCCGGCTGGATTTTGAGCGCCAACTGCCCCTCAGCGAAGAGAATATGCAGAGCCGGGCGGTCTTCTGGTTGCGACTCGACCCCGTGCTGCTGGGGCTGTTGCTGTTGCTGATGGGGGGCGGGCTACTGGTACTCTACAGCGCCAGCGGCCAGAACCTGGCCATGGTGACCCGGCAGGCGGTTTATCTTACCGTGGGGTTGGTGGGCATGATCGTGATCGCCAATATCCCCCCCCGCATCTTTGAGCGCTGGTCCCCCTGGGTTTATGTACTGGGGATTGGGTTGCTGGTGGCGGTGCTGGTCAGCGGCACCGGGGCCAAGGGGGCCCAGCGCTGGCTGGCGCTGCCCGGCTTCCGCTTCCAGCCGTCGGAGATCATGAAACTGGTGATGCCGATGGTGGTGGCCTGGTATCTGGCCAAGCGAGTGGTTCCCCCCAGCTTCAGGCACCTGTTGACCGCGCTGGCCCTGATCCTGTTGCCGGTGCTGTTGATCGCCAAGCAACCCGACCTGGGCACCTCGTTGCTGATCGCCGCCTCTGGTGTGTTTGTTCTCTTCCTGGCGGGACTGCAGTGGCGCATTATTTTTGGCGCCGTGCTGGCCGCGTTACCCTTTGCCTGGGGGATGTGGCACTTCCTGATGCGCGAGTACCAGAAGCAGCGCGTACTCACCTTCCTGAACCCGGAAAGCGACCCCTGGGGGTCTGGCTGGAATATCATCCAGTCCAAGGTCGCCATCGGTTCGGGAGGGATTTATGGCAAGGGTTGGTTTGGTGGGACCCAGTCCCAGCTCGACTTTTTGCCCGAGAGCCATACCGACTTCATTATTGCGGTGCTGGCCGAGGAATTTGGCCTGGTCGGGGTGCTGCTCCTGTTGGTGCTCTACCTTGCGATCATTGCCCGGGGTATCGTCATCGCTCTCAATGCCCAGACCCTTTTTGGTAAGCTGCTGGCGGGCAGTATTACCCTGACGTTTTTTGTCTACGTATTCGTTAACATCGGCATGGTGAGTGGTTTGCTGCCGGTGGTGGGGGTGCCGCTACCGCTGGTGAGCCGGGGAGGAACATCGGTGGTGACCCTGTTGGCGGGATTCGGGGTGTTGATGTCGGTGCACTCGCACCGTAGCTGGCTGGGGCGAGGCTAAGCGCCGGGTTGCCCTCTCTTGAATTATCTGACACCGTGTAGCAGTGAGCGTTGTAACCCTTGCGAGGAGGAAGACCCAAGAATGAGACGGTTGCCGGTACTGGGGATATCACTTTGTTTGGCGGCGGGTGGTGCGCTGGCCGCAGATTACAGTGGCTCGCCACAGGCGCTGGCACTGATCGAGGAGATGGTCGAGGAGCACCAGTACGACCGGGAGACCCTGCAACGGGTGTTCGACTCGGCCGAGCGCAAGCAGCCGATACTGGATGCCATCGCCCGCCCCGCCGAACGAACCAAAACCTGGGGCGAATACCGCAAGATCTTCCTGACCCCGGCCCGCACCGAGGCGGGCCTTGCGTTCTGGCAGCAGCACGCCGAGGCGCTGTCGCGGGCCGAGCGCGAGTATGGGGTGCCGGCGCAGATTATCGTTGCCATTATTGGCGTCGAGACCTTTTACGGAAAGCACAAGGGACGGTTCCGGGTGGTCGATGCCCTCTCCACCCTGGGGTTTGATTACGAGCCCCGCCAGAGCTTCTTTCGCAAACAGCTCAAGGAGTTCCTGCTGCTCAGTCGCGAGCAGCGATTCGACCCCCTCGAGCTGACCGGCTCCTACGCCGGGGCAATGGGCTTTCCTCAGTTTATCCCCAGTAGCTTCCGCGCCTATGCGGTCGACTTTGACGGTGATGGCCAGATCGATATCTGGAACAACCCCGTTGATGCCATTGGCAGTGTCGCCAACTATTTTCGCCGCCATGGCTGGCAGCAGGGGGCCCCCGTGGTTACCCGCGCCCGTGTCAGCGGTAGCCGTTACGCTGACGGAGTCTCCGATAAGCTGAAGCCGGCGCAAACTCTTGAGCAGCTAGAAGCCCTGGGGTGGGAGCCCTTACAGGCACCTGCGGCGGACGCCAGTGTGCGTGGGATTCGCCTGCAGGGTGAGCGGGGCAGCGAGTTTTGGGTGGGGATGCACAACTTCTATGTCATTACCCGCTACAACCACAGTACCCTCTATGCGATGGCCGCCTACCAGTTAAGCGAGGAGTTGAAAGATGCCCAGGCCAAGGCGCTTTGATCTCTCGCGAGGGGCGCGATGGGCGCTGCTGTTAAGTAGCCTGCTGCTGGCTGCCTGCAGCAGTGACCGCAGCCTGAGACCCGGCGTTGACGGCGCGCCCGATGGCCACTTTGATGTGTCCACCGTACCCGATGCGGTCCCCCGCACCCACACGGGGCCCGTCAAGTCGACCCCCTATAGCCTGTTTGGCGTCAAGTATTACCCTCTTTCCACCGCGGTGGGGTATCGCCAGGAGGGAACCGCCTCCTGGTACGGCACCAAGTTCCACGGCCATAAAACGGCCAACGGTGAAACCTACAACATGTACGCCATGAGCGCAGCCCACAAAACCCTGCCGCTGCCCTCCTATGCGCGAGTGACCAATCTGGCCAATGGCCGCTCCGTGGTGGTGCGGGTCAACGATCGTGGCCCCTTTCACGGCGATCGCCTGATCGATATGTCCTATGCGGCAGCACATAAACTGGGGTTCTTCGGCCAGGGCACCGCGCGGGTGCGGGTGGAAGGGATCGACCCGGCCAACTTCAGGGCTCAGGCCGAGGAGAACGGAGCCGGGCCGGTATCCAGGGGACTGAGCACGGAGGCGCCCGCGACCACGTCATCACAGGGGGCTGCTCCCTTGCCGGCACCCGAGCGGGCCACCGAGCCCCGCCATCCACGCATGTTCCTGCAGGTGGCCGCCCTGCAGAATGCGCAGTCGGCCCAAAGCCTGCAGCGGCGTTTGAGTGAAGTAACCCGCTTCCCCGTGGCTGTGGTGGCCGGTATCGAGCACCCTGCCCCCCTGCATCGCGTACGTATCGGCCCCTTTGCCACGCTGCAAGAGGTTGAAGAAGCGAAGCAACAGGTCGATAATGCCGCGCTGGGCGCTCCCCATCTGGTGTATGAGTAGCGGTTGTCGGCAGCGACACCGTGCCCAGCCGCTGGTTTGTGAACTCGTTCCCGTGCGAGTGCCATTGTCGGGGAATTTCTAACCCGCCCCAGGGTCTCACTAGTGACCCCTAGCCCTTCATTCAAAACAGGATAGTTTTTCACTGCTTATGCGATTCTTTGGTTTTCGGTTCATTTACCTGCTGGCACCCCTGGTGCTGCTCCTCTCCGCCCCCCTGAAAGCGGCCTCGCCGATCCCTTCCGCTCCCTCGCTGGCCGCCAGCAGCTATCTGCTGATGGATGCTGATAGCGGTCGTATACTGGTGGAGTCCAATGCCCACCAGCCCTTGCCGCCGGCCAGCCTGACCAAGCTGATGACCGCCTATGTGGCTGAAAACGAACTGGCGGCGGGTAATATCGGGGCCCAGGATGAGGTGCTGGTGAGCGAGAAGGCCTGGAAGATGGGGGGCTCCACCATGTTTATCGAGGTAGGTGAGCGGGTGCCGGTGGAGGAGCTGCTGAAGGGGATTATTATCGTCAGCGGTAACGACGCCAGTGTCGCCATCGCCGAGCACATCGCCGGTAGCGAAGAGGCCTTTGCGGATGTCATGAACAGCACTGCCAGTGAACTGGGTATGAGCAATACCCATTTCGTTAACGCCAGCGGCTGGCCGGCGGATGATCACTACACCACCGCCGCGGACCTGGCCAAACTGGCGCGGGCAATCATCTACCGGCACCCCGACCGCTACGACATCTACGCCGAGAAGTATTACCAGTATGGCGTCGATAAGAAGACCGGCAAGCCGCTGCGTAAACAGCCCAACCGTAACCGCCTGCTGTGGAGTAACAGTGCGGTGGATGGCCTCAAGACCGGGCACACCGAGGAGGCCGGTTTTTGTCTGGTGACTTCGGCCGCGCAGGATGGTCGTCGCCTGATCTCGGTGGTGATGGGGGCCAAGAGCGAAAAGGCCCGCGCCAGCGAAACCCAAAAGTTGCTGACCTATGGGTTCCGCTTCTTTGAGAACGCGTTGGTTAAGCGCGGAGGCGAATCCCTGCAGAGCCCCAGGGTCTGGAAAGGGACTGTGGATCAGGTGGCCGTCGGTGTCAGCGAGGATATTGTGGTGACCATTCCCCGCGGCCAGAGCAAGAACCTGAGCGCGGTGATGGAGCTGAACCCCCAGCTGGAGGCGCCCCTGAAGCAGGGCCAGGTGCTGGGTGAGGTGAAGGTTAAGCTGGGTGATGAGTTGATTGAAACCGTACCGGTGGTGGCGCTGCAGGCGGTCGAGGCGGGGGGCTTCTTCAAGCGCCTGTGGGACTCGATCATGCTCTTCGTATACGGTCTCTTTGCCTGAGGCCAGGGCTGCGATCGCGGCCCGCTTTGTATTATAATTGACCAGCCGGAGCCTGGCTCCGGCCTTTCTGTTTCTATCCCAGGCGGTATTCGTGTGAGCGAAATCATTATCAACGGGCAGACGACCGAGCAGCCCGAAGCCCCCAAAATCGAGTTTCCCTGTGACTACCCGGTGAAGATCATGGGGGAGGCCGAGGTTGATTTTATTGAATTTGTGCTGGAGGTGATCACCCGCCACGACAGCAGCTTCGATGGTCAGCATGAGGTTAAAACCAGTCGTAACGGACGCTACCATTCGGTAACGGTGGTGATCACCGCCACCGGAGAGGTCCAGCTCAAGGCCCTGCACCAGGAGTTGATGGGCAGCGGTCGTGTCAAGATGGTGCTCTAACCCCTGCGACCCCCTATCCAAGGCGATCCCATGAGTAGTAACGATAATGACCAGGCCCTGCTGGTTCGCGAGCTGGGAATGGTGGAGTATGAGTCCACCTGGCAGCTGATGAAGCATTACACCGACACCCGGGGCCCCGACAGTCGCGATGAGTTGTGGTTACTGCAGCACCCCCCGGTGTATACCCAGGGGCAGGCGGGCAAGGCAGAGCACCTGCTGATGCCCGGGGATATCCCGGTCGTACAGGTGGACCGCGGTGGCCAGGTGACCTACCACGGCCCCGGCCAGCTGGTAGCCTACCTGCTGGTGGATATCAGGCGGCGCGGTAAAGGAGTGCGCGACCTGGTGACTGCGATCGAACAATCCATTATCGACACCCTGGCCGAATGGCAGGTTGAATCCCGTGCCCGGGCCGATGCCCCGGGGGTTTATGTGGGGCAAGACAAGATCGCCTCCCTGGGGTTGCGGGTGCGGCGCGGCTGCTCCTATCATGGCCTGGCGCTGAACGTGGATATGGATCTGGAGCCCTTTTTACGTATCAACCCCTGTGGTTACGCCGGCCTGGCGATGACCCAGCTCAGTACCCTGGTCGGCCCGGTACAAATGGAAGTCGTTAGCGACAGATTGAAACAGAACCTGACCCACTTGCTCGGGTATAATCGCTGCGAGACTACCACCGACCCCCTGCAACTGGACGATATCCCCCTATGAGTGCAAACAACGAGACTACCAGCAAACCCAAGCGCGTCGAGCAGGGGGTTAAGCTCCGCGGAGCGGACAAAGTTGACCGCATCCCGGTCAAGGTAATCCCCACCGCCAAGGAGGATATGCCCCGCAAGCCTGACTGGCTACGCGTCAAGATGCCGGCCTCACCGGAGATCAGTCGCATCAAAAACCTGCTGCGCCAACACAAGCTGCACACGGTGTGCGAAGAGGCGGCCTGCCCCAACCTGGGCGAGTGCTTCAGTGGGGGGACGGCCACCTTCATGATCATGGGCGACATCTGTACCCGTCGCTGCCCCTTCTGCGATGTGGCTCACGGCCGTCCCAACGCACTGGATGCCAATGAGCCCAGGCAGCTGGCCGAGGCGATTGCCGATATGAAGCTACGCTACGTGGTGATCACCTCCGTTGACCGGGATGACCTGCGGGATGGTGGGGCCGGCCATTTCGCCGACTGTATCCGCGAAGTGCGTGCCCTTAGCCCCGATATCCAGATCGAGATTCTGGTGCCCGACTTCCGCGGGCGCATGGAGATCGCGCTCGATATTCTCAGCGAAACCCCACCGGACATCTTCAACCACAACCTGGAATCGGTACCAAGCCTCTACAAGAAGATTCGCCCGGGTTCTGACTACCAGTGGTCACTCACCCTGCTCAAGGAGTACAAGCGCCGCAATCCGCAGGTGACTACCAAGTCGGGGTTGATGCTGGGGTTGGGGGAGACCATCGACGAGGTGATCGCCGAGATGAAGGATATGCGTGCCCACGACATCGAGATGATCACCCTGGGCCAGTATCTGCAGCCGAGCCGTAACCACCTGCCGGTGGACCGCTTCGTTCATCCCGACGAGTTTGCCGAGCTGGCCGCCATTGCCCAGGAGCTGGGGTTCTCCAAGGTGGCGAGCGGTGCCCTGGTGCGCTCCTCCTACCATGCAGACCAGCAAGCCAAAGGCGATCTTCTCTGCTAGTTCGTAGACTATGTAAGCCAATAAAAAAGCGGCCACGGCCGCTTTTTTATTGCTGATCGGTATCGGGTGCTAGAATCCACTGGCCCGCGACCATTGGCTATCGGCCGG from Aestuariirhabdus litorea encodes:
- the rlmH gene encoding 23S rRNA (pseudouridine(1915)-N(3))-methyltransferase RlmH, whose amino-acid sequence is MRIRLIAVGTRMPDWVQQGYQEYAKRLPADCALECVEIPLGKRTKGADIKRAQRKEGEAMLAAIGSGDRVIALEVGGRAWSTEQLAQQMQQWRLEGRHLSLLVGGPEGLAPECVARADQKWSLSPLTLPHPLVRVLLSEQLYRAWSILNNHPYHR
- the mrdA gene encoding penicillin-binding protein 2, which gives rise to MARPTAIKDTRSEARIFTSRLLLSLFVVLGLVGVLVARMINLQVVQHQELSTQSDENRIHLQPLPPTRGLIYDTHGELLAENKPSYTLVLVKERVANLDQTLDSLREMVSISDEQVEKYRELARQSRPFESVPLKYRLQEEEIARIAVNEHRLPGVEVEAQLVRYYPRGEHFAHSVGYVGSINERELSGLDPDAYSGTRTIGKIGIERFYEIQLLGKAGYQEVETNARGRVQRVISRQDPEPGSDLTLYLDSQLQQVAIEALGEHRGAVVAMDTRTGGVLVMASTPAYNPNLFVTGIASRDYSQLRDNPDRPLYNRASLGEYPPASTIKPMVALAGLDSGVTSPGYTIFDPGWYQLPGEERLYRNWKREGHGTVDMERGIMYSNDTYFYDLALKLGIDNMDHYLAGFGLGQRIGRDISEERPGLMPSRDWKRGARGRPWYPGETLITGIGQGYMLATPLQLAASTAVIANRGHWIRPQLLKQASPGFEQPVKPDLPDVEMKKSEYWDLVIEAMRKVVHHPRGTAHYRIGRDITYQMAGKTGTAQIVGIKQDEEYDAEKLAERNRDHALFVGFAPLTAPQIAVAVVVENGGSGSAAAAPIARKVLDAYLLPRIEAGLVAGGAP
- the rodA gene encoding rod shape-determining protein RodA, coding for MSRLDFERQLPLSEENMQSRAVFWLRLDPVLLGLLLLLMGGGLLVLYSASGQNLAMVTRQAVYLTVGLVGMIVIANIPPRIFERWSPWVYVLGIGLLVAVLVSGTGAKGAQRWLALPGFRFQPSEIMKLVMPMVVAWYLAKRVVPPSFRHLLTALALILLPVLLIAKQPDLGTSLLIAASGVFVLFLAGLQWRIIFGAVLAALPFAWGMWHFLMREYQKQRVLTFLNPESDPWGSGWNIIQSKVAIGSGGIYGKGWFGGTQSQLDFLPESHTDFIIAVLAEEFGLVGVLLLLVLYLAIIARGIVIALNAQTLFGKLLAGSITLTFFVYVFVNIGMVSGLLPVVGVPLPLVSRGGTSVVTLLAGFGVLMSVHSHRSWLGRG
- the mltB gene encoding lytic murein transglycosylase B is translated as MRRLPVLGISLCLAAGGALAADYSGSPQALALIEEMVEEHQYDRETLQRVFDSAERKQPILDAIARPAERTKTWGEYRKIFLTPARTEAGLAFWQQHAEALSRAEREYGVPAQIIVAIIGVETFYGKHKGRFRVVDALSTLGFDYEPRQSFFRKQLKEFLLLSREQRFDPLELTGSYAGAMGFPQFIPSSFRAYAVDFDGDGQIDIWNNPVDAIGSVANYFRRHGWQQGAPVVTRARVSGSRYADGVSDKLKPAQTLEQLEALGWEPLQAPAADASVRGIRLQGERGSEFWVGMHNFYVITRYNHSTLYAMAAYQLSEELKDAQAKAL
- a CDS encoding septal ring lytic transglycosylase RlpA family protein, translating into MPRPRRFDLSRGARWALLLSSLLLAACSSDRSLRPGVDGAPDGHFDVSTVPDAVPRTHTGPVKSTPYSLFGVKYYPLSTAVGYRQEGTASWYGTKFHGHKTANGETYNMYAMSAAHKTLPLPSYARVTNLANGRSVVVRVNDRGPFHGDRLIDMSYAAAHKLGFFGQGTARVRVEGIDPANFRAQAEENGAGPVSRGLSTEAPATTSSQGAAPLPAPERATEPRHPRMFLQVAALQNAQSAQSLQRRLSEVTRFPVAVVAGIEHPAPLHRVRIGPFATLQEVEEAKQQVDNAALGAPHLVYE
- a CDS encoding D-alanyl-D-alanine carboxypeptidase family protein, with the protein product MRFFGFRFIYLLAPLVLLLSAPLKAASPIPSAPSLAASSYLLMDADSGRILVESNAHQPLPPASLTKLMTAYVAENELAAGNIGAQDEVLVSEKAWKMGGSTMFIEVGERVPVEELLKGIIIVSGNDASVAIAEHIAGSEEAFADVMNSTASELGMSNTHFVNASGWPADDHYTTAADLAKLARAIIYRHPDRYDIYAEKYYQYGVDKKTGKPLRKQPNRNRLLWSNSAVDGLKTGHTEEAGFCLVTSAAQDGRRLISVVMGAKSEKARASETQKLLTYGFRFFENALVKRGGESLQSPRVWKGTVDQVAVGVSEDIVVTIPRGQSKNLSAVMELNPQLEAPLKQGQVLGEVKVKLGDELIETVPVVALQAVEAGGFFKRLWDSIMLFVYGLFA
- a CDS encoding HP0495 family protein, with product MSEIIINGQTTEQPEAPKIEFPCDYPVKIMGEAEVDFIEFVLEVITRHDSSFDGQHEVKTSRNGRYHSVTVVITATGEVQLKALHQELMGSGRVKMVL
- the lipB gene encoding lipoyl(octanoyl) transferase LipB codes for the protein MSSNDNDQALLVRELGMVEYESTWQLMKHYTDTRGPDSRDELWLLQHPPVYTQGQAGKAEHLLMPGDIPVVQVDRGGQVTYHGPGQLVAYLLVDIRRRGKGVRDLVTAIEQSIIDTLAEWQVESRARADAPGVYVGQDKIASLGLRVRRGCSYHGLALNVDMDLEPFLRINPCGYAGLAMTQLSTLVGPVQMEVVSDRLKQNLTHLLGYNRCETTTDPLQLDDIPL
- the lipA gene encoding lipoyl synthase is translated as MSANNETTSKPKRVEQGVKLRGADKVDRIPVKVIPTAKEDMPRKPDWLRVKMPASPEISRIKNLLRQHKLHTVCEEAACPNLGECFSGGTATFMIMGDICTRRCPFCDVAHGRPNALDANEPRQLAEAIADMKLRYVVITSVDRDDLRDGGAGHFADCIREVRALSPDIQIEILVPDFRGRMEIALDILSETPPDIFNHNLESVPSLYKKIRPGSDYQWSLTLLKEYKRRNPQVTTKSGLMLGLGETIDEVIAEMKDMRAHDIEMITLGQYLQPSRNHLPVDRFVHPDEFAELAAIAQELGFSKVASGALVRSSYHADQQAKGDLLC